From Rhodopseudomonas palustris:
CTCTCACCATGAGGATGTACTTGCGGCACGAGCTGCGCATCATCAAGCCTGATTTCACCTCGAGCAGAACGGCTCTAAGCCGGCACCGCGCTGACCGGCGCGGCCGTATCCTCGCCGGCCGAGACGACGTTGATGCTGACGTCCATCCGCAGAAACTCATCGGCGCCGCCGAAATAGCTGCCGTGCAGCGGCACCGCCTGAATCGGATCGCGCGCCACCGCCACCCGCACCAGATCGCGACTGCCGATGATGCCGTTGGTCGGATCGAACTCGATCCAGCCGGCGCTGGGCAGATACACCTGCACCCAGGCGTGGGTCGAGCCGCCGCCGACATAGCCGTGCGCGCGGTCGCCATGCACGAACAGATAGCCGGAGACGAACCGCGCCGCGATGCCGAGCCGGCGCAGCGCCTCGATCATCAAGAGCGCGAAATCGCGACAGGTGCCGGAGCCGGTCTGCAGCGTGTCGAGCGGATGCTGGGTGCCGTGGGCATGGCGCTTGCGATAGCTGAACGCGCCGCGGATGCCGTGGGTGAGACCGCTGAGAATCTTGAAGGTCGGCGTCGAGCCCTGGGCATCGAGAAAGCTGAGTGCCCAGGCCGACAATTCGCCATCCGGATCGCCGTATTGCGGGCGGATGAACGGCTCGAGGTCGGGAAACTCCTCCTCCTCGTACAGGAACGGATAGAAGAACGCGCGATCGTCCGGCGTCAGCGCGAACTCCTCGCTGGGATGATGCTCGACGGTGGCGGTGGAATCGAAGGTCAGCGTGGTCGCGCGCCGGTCGAAGGTCGCGATTGCGACGCTGTTGCCGAACACGTCGTGAATCCAGCGCAGCGACGCCGGCTGCGGCGTGATCACCAGCGCGCCCTGCAGCATCCGCAGGTCATGGCTGTCTCGCGGCCGCAGCATCACCCGGTGTTCGCCGAAGGCGACCGGATGGGCGTAGTGATATTCGGTGCGGTGAGTGATGGTCAGCAGCGGCATGGACAATGATCTGGATCTCGACTTTGCGGTGCCGGAACGATACCAGCGTTGTTGGGGGCGAACTGCTGATTTGATGGGCATTGCAGACATGAGCGGCGCGAATGATTCCCTACGCCTCGAGGACGGACAGGTTCCGGTCATCGAGCGAAATCCGGCGGGAGCGTCGCCGTTTCTGCTGGTTTGCGACCATTACGGCCGCAAGATCCCGCCGCAGCTCGGCGATCTCGGCCTGCCCGAAGCCGAACTCACCCGCCACATCGCCTGGGACGTCGGCATCGCCGGCGTCGCCGAGCGGTTGTCCGATGCGCTCGGCGCGCATCTGATCGCGCAGCGTTATTCGCGGCTGGTGATCGACTGCAACCGCCCGCCGAGCGCCGAGAGCTCGATCCCGCTGGTCAGCGAGACCACCACGATTCCCGGCAATGACGGGCTGACGCGCGAGCAGGCCGAGGAGCGCCGGCGGCTGATCTTCGATCCGTATCATGCGCGGATCGAGGCCACGATCGACGCACGCCTCGCCGCCGGACGGCCGACCATCCTGCTGGCGCTGCATTCGTTCACGCCGGTGTATCACGGCATGGCGCGGCCCTGGCACATCGGCACGCTGTATCAGCACGACGAGGTTCTGCCGCCGCTGCTGCTCGCCGAACTGCGCCGCGAGGACGGCCTCGTGGTCGGCGACAACCAGCCCTATGCGGTCAGCGACGGCACCGACTACGCGATCCCGGTGCACGGCGAGGCGCGCGGCCTGATCAATTCCGGCATCGAAATCCGCCAGGACCAGATCATCGACGAGACCGGCCAGGCCGAATGGGCCGAGCGGCTGGCGCGGGTGCTCACCGCGATCGAAGGGGTGCTGCGGGCGCGGCAGGCGATCAAGTAATCAAATCGCGCATCCGAGACCGTAGGATGGGTTAGGCGCTCTTGCGCCGTAACCCATCGTCTCTCTGTCGGCACGCGCGATCGGTGGGTTACGCGCTGCGCGCTAACCCACCCTACGGTTCTACTACCGCTCTCCCCGTCATTCCAGGGCGCCGCGCAGCGGCGAACCCGGAATCCGATCCCCGGGCAACCTCGAGATTCCGGGTTCGCTCGCTGTCGCGAGCGCCCCGGAATGACGTCGCCCTATTTCGCCCGGCTGAGCGCGAGCCAGACGCCGCCGCCGATCATGAAGCCGCCCGAGATCCGCGACAGCAGCCGGGTGCGGCGCGCCGAGAACATCGTCCGCGCGCGCCCCGCCAGCAGCGCGTAGACCGCGTCGGTGACCGCGACGATCGCCATGAAGGTCGCGCCGAGCAGCGCCACCTGCGGGACGTGATCGCGCTGCAGATCGACGAATTGCGGAATGAACGCGCCGAAGAACACCAGCACCTTCGGATTGGCCAGCAGCACCACCAGCCCCTGCAGGAAGAAACCGCCGCGCGGCGGCGGGGGCGGCGCGTCGGTCGCCACGCCCTGCACCGGATTGCGGATCAGGCCGATGCCGAGCCACACCAGATAGGCGGCGCCGAGCAGGCGCAGCCAGTCGAACCAATAGCCCATCGTCGCCATCAGCGTGGTGAGGCCGGCCGCCACCAGGGCGATGACGAGGCCGAGGCCGAGCTGCGCGCCGGCGATGTTGGCCAACGCGGCGCGGGTGCCGTGGCGCAGGCCGTTGGCGATCACCAGCGTCACCACCGGCCCCGGCAGCAGCGCCAGCACGATGCAGGCGCCGACATAGGTGAGATACAGTTCGAGCGACATCGGCATTCCCATTCGCGACCGGATTTC
This genomic window contains:
- a CDS encoding N-formylglutamate amidohydrolase translates to MSGANDSLRLEDGQVPVIERNPAGASPFLLVCDHYGRKIPPQLGDLGLPEAELTRHIAWDVGIAGVAERLSDALGAHLIAQRYSRLVIDCNRPPSAESSIPLVSETTTIPGNDGLTREQAEERRRLIFDPYHARIEATIDARLAAGRPTILLALHSFTPVYHGMARPWHIGTLYQHDEVLPPLLLAELRREDGLVVGDNQPYAVSDGTDYAIPVHGEARGLINSGIEIRQDQIIDETGQAEWAERLARVLTAIEGVLRARQAIK
- a CDS encoding LysE family translocator, with amino-acid sequence MSLELYLTYVGACIVLALLPGPVVTLVIANGLRHGTRAALANIAGAQLGLGLVIALVAAGLTTLMATMGYWFDWLRLLGAAYLVWLGIGLIRNPVQGVATDAPPPPPRGGFFLQGLVVLLANPKVLVFFGAFIPQFVDLQRDHVPQVALLGATFMAIVAVTDAVYALLAGRARTMFSARRTRLLSRISGGFMIGGGVWLALSRAK
- a CDS encoding transglutaminase family protein encodes the protein MPLLTITHRTEYHYAHPVAFGEHRVMLRPRDSHDLRMLQGALVITPQPASLRWIHDVFGNSVAIATFDRRATTLTFDSTATVEHHPSEEFALTPDDRAFFYPFLYEEEEFPDLEPFIRPQYGDPDGELSAWALSFLDAQGSTPTFKILSGLTHGIRGAFSYRKRHAHGTQHPLDTLQTGSGTCRDFALLMIEALRRLGIAARFVSGYLFVHGDRAHGYVGGGSTHAWVQVYLPSAGWIEFDPTNGIIGSRDLVRVAVARDPIQAVPLHGSYFGGADEFLRMDVSINVVSAGEDTAAPVSAVPA